A single window of Solanum dulcamara chromosome 5, daSolDulc1.2, whole genome shotgun sequence DNA harbors:
- the LOC129889153 gene encoding protein OVEREXPRESSOR OF CATIONIC PEROXIDASE 3, whose product MASASTTLGISIRFTCSSNEHFLLGQPRTRTNIALPLHSSSSRPSSSLLTFSRHRSNSFITSSKKKKKSSPRKDTEEVDDVDEDAFEALFQLLEEDLKDDDLSLNDDDDITEEELVKLELELEEALKDDELLGEIDSIANEKIESSKAEDEEAVAEDANEDMLVKLKNWQLKKLAYALRKGRRKLNIKNLAADLCLDRAVVLEILRNPPPNLVLLSAALPDEPVPRMLEPESKPQETVSIEMSDAAKPDTKVEAPVHVMQNSWSAQKRLKKVQLETLEQVYRRSKRPTNAMISSIVHVTNLPRKIVLKWFEDRRSEEGVPDHRLPYQPSSISE is encoded by the exons ATGGCGTCTGCTTCCACAACTCTGGGCATTTCTATTAGATTTACATGTTCCAGCAATGAACATTTCCTTTTGGGTCAGCCCAGAACCAGAACTAACATCGCCTTGCCACTTCATTCTTCTTCCTCTCGTCCCTCTTCCTCCCTTCTCACTTTCTCTCGCCATCGAAGCAATTCTTTTATCACCTCttccaagaaaaagaaaaag AGTTCACCTAGGAAAGATACTGAGGAAGTTGATGATGTAGATGAAGATGCTTTTGAGGCACTCTTTCAGCTGCTGGAAGAAGATCTGAAAGATGATGACCTCTCCTTGAacgatgatgatgatataaCTGAGGAGGAACTCGTGAAGCTTGAACTTGAACTGGAGGAGGCACTGAAGGATGATGAACTACTAGGAGAAATTGACTCAATTGCCAATGAGAAAATTGAGAGTAGTAAGGCTGAAGATGAAGAAGCAGTAGCAGAAGATGCCAATGAAGATATGCTAGTGAAATTGAAAAATTGGCAACTTAAGAAACTGGCATATGCCTTGAGAAAGGGACGGCGTAAGTTAAAT ATAAAAAATCTTGCTGCTGACCTATGCCTTGATAGAGCTGTTGTACTTGAAATACTTCGCAATCCTCCGCCAAATCTTGTGTTGCTGAGTGCTGCCTTACCTGATGAACCTGTCCCCAGAATGTTAGAGCCTGAAAGCAAACCCCAGGAGACTGTTTCCATTGAGATGAGTGATGCTGCGAAGCCAGATACTAAGGTGGAAGCGCCAGTTCATGTGATGCAAAATAGTTGGTCTGCTCAAAAGAGACTAAAGAAAGTCCAATTAGAAACCCTTGAACAAGTTTATAGACGATCAAAGCGGCCCACT AATGCCATGATTAGCAGCATTGTGCATGTGACAAATCTGCCTCGGAAAATAGTTCTGAAATGGTTTGAAGACAGACGGTCTGAAGAAGGGGTTCCTGATCATCGACTTCCATATCAACCATCGTCTATATCTGAATAG